The following proteins are co-located in the Chloroflexota bacterium genome:
- a CDS encoding MFS transporter, with the protein MSSVETYNQTPSQAAAPRAGQREWIGLFVLMLPAMLIAMDMTVLHLAVPSLSADLKPGSAQLLWIVDIYGFLIAGSLITMGTLGDRIGRRKLLMIGAAAFACASILAAFSPSAEILILTRAILGVAGATLMPSTMSLIRNMFHDPEQRTFAIGVWISSFSVGAAVGPLVGGFMLQFFWWGSVFLLAVPVMALLLALGPLLLPEFRDPRAGRLDIPSAALSLASVLALIFGVKQTAEHGLTALALTAIAAGLVTGFVFVQRQRGLADPLIDLRLFLNRAFTAALAVNTVGIFAMFGVYLFIPQYLQLVIGLTPLEAGLWTVPGSLVSIAGSLGAPALLRWFRPRPLIFGGLVVAVAGLLLLTQVSVSSLGMVVAGLVIISLGFGVVFTLTVDVVVGAAPPERAGAASAISETGSELGGALGIAVLGSLGVAIYRRQVAALLPSGISPEAAETARDTLGGAVNVAAHLSDTVGPMLLQVSREAFVDGLQLVAVCAVVLVLGLAVLAAFWLGQHEPGAPAHAASDARAAGERGGLPASYAAE; encoded by the coding sequence ATGAGTTCGGTCGAGACGTACAACCAGACCCCATCGCAGGCCGCGGCGCCCCGCGCCGGCCAGCGTGAGTGGATCGGGCTGTTCGTCCTGATGCTGCCGGCGATGCTGATCGCGATGGACATGACGGTCCTGCACCTGGCGGTGCCGTCGTTGAGCGCTGACTTGAAGCCGGGCAGCGCGCAGTTGCTGTGGATCGTGGACATCTACGGCTTCTTGATCGCTGGCTCGCTGATCACGATGGGGACGCTCGGGGATCGCATCGGACGGCGCAAGCTGCTGATGATCGGGGCGGCAGCGTTCGCGTGCGCCTCGATCCTGGCGGCCTTCTCCCCGAGCGCGGAGATCCTGATTCTGACCCGGGCGATCCTGGGGGTGGCCGGCGCAACGCTGATGCCGTCCACGATGTCCCTGATCCGCAACATGTTCCACGATCCGGAGCAGCGGACGTTCGCCATCGGCGTCTGGATCTCCAGCTTCTCGGTGGGGGCGGCGGTGGGTCCGCTGGTGGGCGGGTTCATGCTCCAGTTCTTCTGGTGGGGGTCGGTGTTCCTGCTGGCGGTGCCGGTGATGGCGTTGCTGCTGGCGTTGGGACCACTGCTGCTGCCGGAGTTCCGCGATCCGCGGGCCGGCCGCCTCGACATCCCCAGCGCAGCGCTCTCGCTGGCAAGCGTTCTGGCGCTGATCTTCGGCGTGAAGCAGACTGCCGAGCACGGGCTGACGGCCCTGGCGCTGACGGCCATCGCGGCGGGGCTGGTCACGGGCTTCGTCTTCGTGCAGCGACAGCGTGGGCTGGCCGATCCGCTGATCGACCTCCGCCTCTTTCTCAACCGGGCGTTCACGGCGGCGCTGGCGGTGAACACGGTCGGCATCTTCGCGATGTTCGGCGTGTACCTGTTCATCCCGCAGTACTTGCAGCTGGTGATCGGGCTGACGCCGCTCGAGGCCGGGCTGTGGACGGTGCCAGGGTCTCTCGTCTCGATTGCCGGCTCGCTGGGCGCACCGGCGCTGCTGCGCTGGTTCCGCCCGCGCCCGCTGATCTTCGGCGGGCTGGTGGTGGCGGTGGCGGGGCTGCTGCTGCTGACGCAGGTGAGCGTGTCCTCGCTCGGGATGGTCGTCGCCGGGCTGGTCATCATCTCACTCGGGTTCGGCGTGGTGTTCACGCTGACGGTGGACGTGGTGGTCGGGGCCGCGCCGCCGGAGCGCGCGGGCGCAGCCTCGGCGATCTCCGAGACCGGCTCGGAGCTTGGCGGGGCGCTGGGGATCGCGGTGCTGGGAAGCCTTGGGGTGGCGATCTACCGGCGACAGGTGGCGGCGCTGCTGCCGTCCGGGATCTCGCCGGAGGCCGCGGAGACGGCGCGGGACACGCTCGGCGGGGCCGTCAACGTGGCGGCGCACCTCTCGGACACGGTCGGCCCGATGCTGCTGCAGGTTTCGCGAGAGGCGTTCGTGGACGGCCTGCAGCTGGTGGCGGTCTGCGCGGTGGTGCTGGTGTTGGGGCTGGCGGTGCTGGCGGCGTTCTGGCTGGGGCAGCATGAGCCTGGCGCGCCCGCGCACGCGGCATCTGACGCCCGCGCGGCCGGCGAGCGCGGCGGCCTGCCCGCAAGCTATGCCGCCGAGTAG
- a CDS encoding ABC transporter substrate-binding protein produces the protein MLKQAALFGRRAALLGVVGLLVACQQPTSPPKPSDATPVPPRPTPQPTATLIRPVGDPKPAARATPQAGPPRPGGALVWATDSDPLDLDPHAGGSVTGAAAWADLTYQSLVMFDEQMRLAPALAEAWVMTDPTTWTFTLRQGVRFHDGSELEAEDVRAWFDRLRAPETNSPHRGWYSQVVKVEPRGRYEVTFTLNAPYAPLLATLASLRGSAIAPRRWLSRAPDTKLRAVGSGPYRIVAYVPGSHVAYEKHADYWERGLPLLDRLTMRIVPAEAARIEQLRAAAADRAAAVDRAAAADDAVTGAGGLSEDTAKRLRTDRTLTVLASASASQTITTLNTRRAPFDDLRVRQALALAADRRAALSRLLGEDGQLTGPIPTGFGSWALALEDLPTRRDVPQARRLLAEAGHADGFEAAIRTGEDALSKGVSALLADQLREVGITLRVEPLPAAEFARAVQARDFELVTGKLGFLPDPDAYLSGLYHSHGGQNAAGWSSKAFDDLVNAARTVMDPGQRKALYDEASNLLLAEAPAIWWFTEHTLEAVSSTLRGYAPAFSGRRAALKGAWIAR, from the coding sequence ATGCTCAAACAGGCAGCCCTCTTCGGCAGACGAGCCGCCCTGCTCGGCGTCGTCGGCCTCCTGGTCGCCTGCCAGCAGCCGACCAGCCCGCCCAAGCCGTCAGACGCCACCCCGGTCCCGCCCCGCCCGACTCCCCAGCCAACCGCGACCCTGATTCGCCCCGTCGGCGATCCGAAGCCGGCTGCCAGGGCCACCCCGCAGGCCGGCCCGCCCAGACCCGGTGGCGCGCTCGTCTGGGCCACCGACAGCGACCCGCTCGACCTCGATCCCCACGCTGGCGGCAGCGTGACCGGCGCTGCCGCCTGGGCCGATCTGACCTATCAGAGCCTCGTCATGTTCGACGAGCAGATGCGGCTCGCGCCCGCGCTGGCCGAAGCCTGGGTCATGACCGACCCGACCACCTGGACGTTCACCCTGCGTCAGGGCGTCCGCTTCCACGATGGCTCGGAGCTTGAGGCTGAGGATGTCCGTGCCTGGTTCGACCGTCTCCGCGCGCCCGAGACGAACTCGCCGCACCGTGGCTGGTACAGCCAGGTCGTCAAGGTCGAGCCGCGCGGCCGCTACGAGGTCACGTTCACCCTCAACGCGCCCTACGCGCCGCTGCTGGCCACCCTCGCCTCGCTGCGCGGCTCGGCCATCGCGCCGCGTCGCTGGCTGAGCCGCGCGCCTGACACGAAGCTGCGGGCGGTGGGCAGCGGGCCGTACCGGATCGTCGCGTATGTCCCTGGCAGCCACGTGGCGTACGAGAAGCACGCCGACTACTGGGAGCGTGGCCTGCCGCTGCTGGACCGGCTGACCATGCGGATCGTGCCCGCCGAGGCGGCGCGAATCGAACAGCTACGGGCGGCAGCGGCTGACCGGGCGGCAGCGGTTGACCGGGCGGCAGCGGCTGACGACGCGGTCACCGGCGCCGGCGGCCTCTCCGAAGACACGGCGAAGCGCCTCCGCACGGACCGCACCCTGACGGTCCTCGCCAGCGCCAGCGCCAGTCAGACCATCACCACCCTGAACACCCGCCGCGCCCCCTTTGACGACCTGCGCGTGCGGCAGGCGCTGGCGCTGGCCGCCGACCGGCGCGCTGCGCTCAGCCGGCTGCTCGGCGAGGATGGGCAACTGACCGGCCCGATCCCGACCGGCTTCGGCTCCTGGGCGCTCGCGCTGGAGGACTTGCCGACGCGCCGGGACGTGCCCCAGGCCCGCCGGCTGCTGGCCGAGGCCGGCCACGCCGACGGCTTCGAGGCGGCCATCCGCACGGGTGAGGATGCCCTCTCGAAGGGCGTCTCGGCGCTGCTCGCGGATCAACTGCGCGAGGTTGGCATCACCCTGCGCGTCGAGCCGCTGCCGGCCGCCGAGTTTGCCCGCGCCGTCCAGGCCCGTGACTTCGAGCTGGTGACGGGCAAGCTCGGGTTCCTGCCAGACCCAGACGCCTACCTGTCCGGGCTGTACCACAGCCACGGCGGGCAGAACGCCGCCGGCTGGTCGAGCAAGGCGTTCGACGATCTGGTGAACGCGGCGCGGACCGTGATGGACCCCGGCCAGCGCAAAGCCCTCTACGACGAGGCATCCAACCTCCTCCTCGCCGAGGCCCCGGCCATCTGGTGGTTCACCGAGCACACGCTGGAAGCCGTCAGCAGCACGCTGCGGGGCTACGCGCCGGCATTCAGTGGCCGCCGCGCAGCGCTCAAAGGGGCCTGGATCGCCCGGTAG